From the Purpureocillium takamizusanense chromosome 6, complete sequence genome, one window contains:
- a CDS encoding uncharacterized protein (EggNog:ENOG503P16P~COG:Q) — protein MGPNEVGICDVDALKIIYSARHTFLKPIWYRHLTPLGHESLFSTSNVEFHKRHRRLLGAPLSETSIRAYRPLVDSRCKLAIQKAREEMRSKGAADMYKWWLLFATDVIAELSFGESFNTLEHGEKNEYIRMLEEAGRHGFVRATLPLLISISDKVPLPYFSKSLEHAVTATRYAAEALSQYKKAVEATPEVAHQTLFANLLKAKDADTLTFEEMRNDAELYIIAGSDTAASTLTYLVLAVCRHPPVRSALLKELQLLSDDFDDQDLNNLPYLGQVINEVLRLYPAAPASLPRQVPAGGAELCDYTLDEGVLVCAQAYSTNKDPDIFPEPLSFDPSRWASPTQAMKDAFMSFGKGARVCIGLHLAHLEIRLATARFFLAFPDATMASVDGMTDEDMEQSNQFMLSPKGGRCLMFSAVGASA, from the exons ATGGGCCCGAACGAGGTGGGCATTTGTGACGTGGACGCGCTCAAGATCATCTACTCGGCACGGCACACGTTTCTCAAGCCGATTTGGTACCGGCATCTCACACCGCTCGGCCACGAGAGTCTCTTCAGCACAAGCAATGTAGAGTTTCATAAGAGGCACCGccggctcctcggcgcgcccCTCTCGGAGACGTCCATTCGTGCGTACAGGCCGCTGGTGGATTCCCGGTGCAAGCTGGCCATCCAAAAGGCCAGGGAGGAAATGAGGTCcaagggcgcggcggacATGTACAAATGGTGGCTGCTGTTCGCGACGGACGTCATTGCCGAATTGTCCTTTGGAGAGTCGTTCAACACTCTGGAGCATGGAGAG AAAAACGAATACATTCGCATGTTGGAAGAGGCAGGACGACACGGCTTTGTTCGCGCCACGCTTCCGCTCCTCATTTCTATCTCTGACAAGGTTCCGCTGCCTTATTTTAGCAAAAGCTTAGAACACGCCGTCACCGCGACGCGGTACGCCGCTGAGGCGCTCAGCCAATACAAGAaggcggtcgaggcgacGCCCGAGGTGGCGCATCAGACACTCTTCGCCAACCTactcaaggccaaggacgccgacACTCTCACCTTTGAGGAGATGCGCAACGATGCCGAGCTTTACATCAtcgccggcagcgacacCGCGGCCAGTACGCTCACCTACCTCGTGTTGGCCGTGTGCCGCCACCCCCCCGTCCGGTCTGCCCTgctcaaggagctgcagctcTTGTCCGATGATTTTGACGATCAGGACCTCAATAACCTACCCTACCTAGGCCAGGTCATCAACGAGGTGCTTCGTCTCTaccccgcggcgccggcgagcttgCCCCGCCAGGTGccggcaggcggcgccgagctctgCGACTATACCTTGGACGAGGGTGTGCTTGTCTGCGCGCAGGCGTATTCTACGAACAAGGACCCAGACATCTTTCCAGAGCCACTTTCCTTTGATCCCTCAAGGtgggcatcgccgacacAGGCCATGAAGGACGCGTTCATGAGCTTCGGCAAGGGAGCTCGAG TGTGCATCGGGCTACACCTAGCCCATCTCGAGATCCGGCTCGCAACGGCCCGGTTCTTCCTGGCGTTTCCAGATGCAACAATGGCGTCGGTGGACGGCATGACTGACGAGGATATGGAGCAGAGCAACCAATTCATGCTGTCGCCCAAAGGAGGAAGGTGCCTCATGTTTTCCGCTGTCGGCGCATCGGCCTAG